The following are encoded in a window of uncultured Sphaerochaeta sp. genomic DNA:
- a CDS encoding Fic family protein: MTITLSTETEYTHIPNHNQILLTCEKNILSRLSTQTSVDSPSICDTRNIHNEMFNQLIPTFAGKYRGESGVNYAVKFGGRYGCPYHLVLQTMTAIAPTIQALLEEFDRNVANYDEMTKFSNLSIIAYWIVNKFIKVHPYVNGNGHISRYLIAALFIPNNYCSKNWSIHHHPISDQEYLNSMIAVGNDDYSLLIKLLDHCFCISQ, encoded by the coding sequence ATGACAATTACGTTAAGCACTGAGACAGAATATACCCATATTCCTAATCATAATCAGATTCTTTTAACCTGTGAAAAGAATATACTTTCTAGGTTGTCAACCCAAACAAGCGTGGACAGCCCTTCAATTTGTGATACTAGAAACATTCACAATGAGATGTTTAATCAGCTGATTCCGACTTTTGCTGGTAAGTACCGAGGTGAGTCCGGTGTAAATTATGCGGTGAAATTTGGAGGAAGATATGGATGTCCTTATCATTTAGTTCTTCAAACCATGACAGCTATTGCACCAACAATTCAAGCATTGCTTGAGGAATTTGATAGGAATGTAGCCAATTATGATGAAATGACTAAGTTTTCCAATCTATCAATCATTGCATATTGGATTGTTAATAAATTCATAAAAGTACATCCATACGTGAATGGAAACGGACATATTTCGCGGTATCTGATTGCTGCGTTATTTATTCCTAACAATTACTGTTCAAAGAATTGGTCCATTCACCACCATCCAATAAGCGATCAAGAATATTTAAACAGTATGATTGCTGTAGGGAATGACGATTATTCATTATTGATTAAGTTATTGGATCATTGTTTTTGTATTTCACAATAA
- a CDS encoding S24 family peptidase: MTEEIPDGGLSIPIITQKLSAGPGQPWTQDDIIDGERLPIISRFIKPWNKDRVFAAEVRGDSMSGIQMFDGDMVIFVRGEVEGDGIYVITVDDEVYVKRVAFNPFDRKVTIKSENDRYDPITVDADRITLVGKVIGWLHHHPY; the protein is encoded by the coding sequence ATGACTGAGGAAATTCCCGATGGTGGTCTCTCTATTCCTATCATTACCCAGAAGCTTTCCGCAGGACCTGGGCAACCATGGACCCAGGATGACATCATAGATGGAGAAAGGCTTCCCATCATCAGTAGATTCATCAAGCCCTGGAACAAGGACAGGGTATTTGCCGCTGAGGTCCGAGGGGACAGTATGAGTGGGATTCAGATGTTCGATGGTGATATGGTCATTTTTGTTCGAGGTGAAGTGGAGGGTGACGGCATCTATGTGATCACGGTTGACGACGAGGTGTATGTGAAGCGGGTTGCTTTCAATCCCTTTGACAGGAAGGTCACCATAAAGAGCGAGAATGATCGGTATGACCCTATCACTGTGGATGCAGACAGGATAACATTGGTTGGTAAAGTGATCGGATGGCTGCATCATCATCCTTATTAA
- a CDS encoding transposase domain-containing protein produces the protein MSDGWITVKAIAKALGKSTRTVQLKIKKDMNIKSRMKDGRSLEIYIGSLPSDWQMKIRATSPVVVANRSAVTAMVPSAKTLDASDAPATVANIGAALTDAQRKRLMISAMIKDCPPTLTKTQWIAKVARINGVSISTVRRIENEVAVHGTVQVIRKSGRNTKWDAAAIEYLKSFYLQAMSEIGTCSKSAAWKACQKEAEKKGWSIGSRSSAYTILDDIHHLLVEKAMGGRRALDNYFYIARDLSLLAPFQVVVGDQHIFDYWVADYNTGRIWRPECYLWLDMKTRLIYGIAFAENHYNATTVRDALRFGLYRFGRPDCTYNDNGSSECSKAITSMVDDLLRDGINTKDVTDLYRAPDGTYVIADEDENKVIDLASSAEEWKAKHRRIYANVKNAKTKPIERFFRTLESMLDDKMLPGRCATPGAAAAVDEVERARLEKQKEKCELLSFEQFMTVVVQVLAEYEETKHSTLKMSPRHRLEIDEAEGFKLKKYEPKELYRIELITADRKKAKIQRGRVLVNGIWYQGEELSASGSDLLDTGLWSHDGEYVEVRYSKYTGLCYAIVKGEARKLEPVKKIEMLDEVSMVEAMCDKNRQIRAVTEVFNAITKSIGSVKYTAPEDETSQDQAPISPEKESTEEKEFRKALPFLPLHHTSWERYQWCLDMIIAGCPLSEKDKNWARNYRESSEYEEYLDFWTNYELRIKEEIL, from the coding sequence ATGAGTGACGGATGGATAACAGTAAAAGCCATTGCCAAAGCCTTGGGAAAAAGCACAAGAACGGTACAGCTGAAAATCAAGAAAGACATGAACATCAAGTCACGCATGAAGGATGGGAGAAGTCTTGAAATCTACATTGGATCCCTTCCTTCTGATTGGCAGATGAAGATCAGGGCAACATCCCCGGTTGTTGTGGCTAATCGCTCGGCCGTAACGGCTATGGTGCCTTCTGCGAAAACTCTTGATGCATCTGATGCCCCTGCAACAGTTGCCAATATCGGAGCTGCTCTCACCGATGCACAGCGCAAGCGCCTGATGATCTCCGCAATGATCAAGGACTGCCCTCCCACTCTCACCAAGACACAGTGGATTGCGAAGGTTGCCAGGATAAACGGGGTGAGTATTTCTACTGTCAGGCGGATTGAAAATGAAGTAGCAGTCCATGGAACAGTACAGGTGATCCGGAAATCTGGAAGGAACACCAAGTGGGATGCTGCAGCCATCGAATATCTGAAATCGTTCTACCTGCAGGCAATGTCAGAAATTGGGACTTGCTCCAAATCTGCAGCATGGAAGGCCTGTCAGAAAGAAGCAGAGAAGAAAGGGTGGTCGATAGGCAGCAGATCGAGCGCCTATACAATCCTGGATGATATCCATCACCTCCTTGTTGAAAAGGCTATGGGTGGACGCAGGGCATTGGACAATTACTTCTATATCGCCCGAGACCTTTCCTTGCTTGCTCCATTCCAGGTAGTGGTAGGTGATCAGCACATTTTTGACTATTGGGTTGCAGACTACAATACAGGACGCATATGGAGGCCGGAGTGTTACCTGTGGCTGGATATGAAAACAAGGCTTATCTATGGAATCGCCTTTGCCGAAAACCATTACAACGCCACCACCGTCCGTGATGCGCTCAGGTTCGGTCTCTATCGGTTCGGTCGTCCGGATTGCACCTACAACGACAACGGCAGCAGCGAGTGCAGCAAGGCCATTACATCGATGGTTGATGATCTCCTGCGCGATGGAATCAATACCAAGGATGTAACGGATCTTTACCGAGCTCCAGATGGTACCTATGTGATCGCCGACGAGGATGAGAACAAGGTCATTGATCTCGCTTCTTCTGCTGAAGAATGGAAAGCCAAGCATCGCAGGATTTACGCAAATGTAAAGAATGCAAAAACCAAGCCTATTGAACGTTTCTTCAGAACCCTTGAGTCGATGCTTGATGACAAGATGTTGCCTGGACGATGTGCCACTCCAGGGGCTGCTGCAGCTGTCGACGAGGTTGAACGCGCAAGACTCGAAAAACAGAAAGAAAAGTGCGAGCTCCTGTCCTTTGAACAGTTCATGACAGTGGTTGTGCAAGTCCTGGCTGAGTACGAGGAAACCAAGCACTCGACCTTGAAGATGTCCCCACGGCATCGGCTTGAGATTGATGAGGCTGAAGGGTTCAAGCTGAAGAAATATGAACCAAAGGAACTGTACCGAATCGAGTTGATTACTGCAGATCGCAAGAAAGCAAAAATCCAACGAGGAAGGGTATTGGTCAACGGAATATGGTATCAGGGAGAAGAGCTCTCAGCCTCTGGTTCTGATTTGCTTGATACGGGCCTGTGGAGCCATGACGGTGAATATGTTGAAGTCAGGTACTCAAAGTATACAGGACTCTGCTATGCAATCGTAAAGGGTGAGGCAAGGAAGCTCGAGCCGGTCAAGAAGATTGAGATGTTGGATGAAGTCAGCATGGTGGAAGCCATGTGCGACAAGAACCGACAGATCAGGGCTGTCACTGAAGTCTTCAATGCAATAACCAAGTCAATCGGATCTGTGAAGTACACAGCTCCTGAGGATGAAACTTCACAGGACCAAGCCCCGATATCCCCGGAAAAAGAATCAACCGAAGAGAAAGAATTTCGTAAAGCACTACCCTTTCTTCCCCTCCATCACACGAGCTGGGAGAGATACCAATGGTGTCTTGACATGATCATCGCTGGGTGCCCGCTTTCAGAGAAAGATAAGAACTGGGCACGTAATTACAGGGAATCATCCGAGTACGAGGAGTATTTGGATTTTTGGACAAATTATGAGCTAAGGATCAAGGAGGAAATCTTATGA
- a CDS encoding helix-turn-helix transcriptional regulator, with amino-acid sequence MMKGYIHTFIVLRLSKMKLSQSKLAEQCGVSVTMVNLILTGRKKSAPVQAKIAAILGFPDWKMLEASAKTITPLLDVIYNRPTYGEEAVG; translated from the coding sequence ATGATGAAAGGATACATCCACACATTCATTGTCCTTCGTCTTAGCAAGATGAAACTGAGTCAATCAAAGCTTGCAGAGCAATGCGGAGTATCAGTGACCATGGTCAACCTGATACTGACAGGAAGGAAAAAATCAGCTCCTGTCCAGGCAAAGATCGCAGCGATCCTAGGCTTCCCGGATTGGAAGATGCTTGAGGCATCGGCAAAAACCATTACTCCATTGCTCGATGTCATATACAACCGCCCAACCTATGGAGAGGAGGCAGTCGGATGA